GAACTTTCAGATAGTAAGACGTGTTTTGCAGAGCTTCAAAATGATAGTTTCCATTATTATCTGTCATTTGCGTATCTATCAAGGAATCTGATGAATTATAAAGTTGGACAGAAATGCCGGACAGAACACTTTCACCTGTGTCTCTTTTGTTGTTATCATTCTGGTCAAGCCAAACTATACCGTTTATGGATGCTGCATTGCAATCCAGATATGAAAATTTCCGGCAACAGGTCTCCGAAAAATTTCCGTTTTTATCATAAATATCTACACAGATTTCATGAATTCCAAAGGGAGCGTTTTCTATATCGAGATCAATCGTTTGTTGTCGTGAGGATCCTGATACCACATCAAATCCTACCGGAGCATCCCAAACATAGGAACCTGCTTTTTCAAATTTGTCAATAAAAAAAGTCAGACATTTTCCGTCACAAAAGCTGTATAATGGTGTATAATCTATGATAATGTCAATATAATCCAGTTCGATATTTACCGTGTCAGCGACCATATTTCTTATCTGCAATTCAATACCAAAATTTTTACTGTTAACATCGTTTGTTGTCCAGTTTGCACCCCAGTTATCACTTTTTGAGCCATAACACCATTTGTGGTCCCGTCCGAATTTTGCCTGGTTCCAGGCTTTTTGTAAGAGTGCTGTATTGGCTTTATTTTGTCCTTTCGCTACTCCATTTTTGTCGGTTAGTTTTACGGTCACTTCATCAATCTGAATATACTTATCCGATTGTCCGTAAAAATTAACTGTAATTCCGTTGATTGTCGCACCATCCGGGATATTGAATTTAAAATCACTGATTCGGAGTACCCTTGAAAATTTATTTCCGGGCAGTAAGATTGCAACTTTCTGATTATCAGATTTTCGGATGAAAGATGGATTACTCCAGGCAATAAACTGTGGGAAAAACACCTGAGATGCACGTGATGGCTCAGATGTTTCATTTTTTGCCTTTGGTTCGACACCTACTCCAACAGGACAAAGTGAATGCTGTTGAGAGAAAATTATAGTATTTAAAAATAAATTAAATACAAGAACCAGACTACCCAATGGGTAGTAGTTTTCTATTTTGAGATTCATTTCCTTAAATTTTTGAGCCTAATATATAATAAAGTAAAATCTGTACGCTACTATATTAGAGACAAAAATAGATAATGTTTTTTAATATATAGAATAAATTGATATATTTATTTTATATTTTTTCAGTTTATTATAAATATACCCTTTTTTACCTATATAAAATGCATGTTTTTATAATTTTTGATAGTTTTTTGGTGAAAACCAGGTTGAGATTTTCTAAAAGTTAATCTTTGTTCAGGCTCAAAGGGATGTTACATTATTGTAAGAAATGTAATATTTTAAGAAGTCTATCTTATAGAAGTAATGTGCAAAAACATTTTGTAAGATTCAACTTTGAATATTATTGAGTTTGAACACCTATAAAATACTTTCCAAGGGTTTAGAAAGGAAGACTTATTTTTCCCATCGATATTTTGGGAACTGAAGGATTTGAATCAGAATATTCTGTTGGATCACCTGTCAGACATTCATTGGCAAGAATCGCAAAAAGTACTGCTTCTTTTGCATCCCCTGGAATGCCCAGCTTTTCGGATGAATAAAAAGCACAATTTGGCAAGATTGATTTCAGATGTGAAATAAGTAAGGAGTTGTGCGAGCCCCCACCGCTCAGATAAATCGAAAACGGATTGTCAGAAATAACGGATCTGATACCATCTGCTATGGACTCTGCACTAAACCGGTTGAGTGTTGCCATCACATCTGCGTCAGATAAATTTTTTGATTTTGTTTGTTGTTGCGCAAAAGCCAACATATTTAAATTAAAGACTTCAGGACCGGTTGTTTTGGGAAAGGGTAGGCGGAAGTAGTAATGGTTTTTGAGTTCAGCTAATAATTTTTGATGGACTTCTCCTATGGATGCTGTTTCTGCGTTTTTATCATATGTTTTGTTAAAATGTAATTGCATATATGCATCCATCATGGTATTTCCCGGGCCGGTATCTGTAACAAATACTTTTTCAATTGCACGTCCGGCAGGGAGGTATGTAAAATTGGCAATTCCTCCCATATTGAGCATAATTCTGTTTTCGTCAGGATCTGAAAAAATAAGATAATCTCCATAAACTGCAAGTGGTGCTCCTTCGCCGCCTGCTGCGAGGTGTTTTTGTCTGAAGTCACTTACAGTAATTATTCCGGTCTTTACTGCGATTCGGTCTCCATCACCTATCTGTAACGTGCTGTTCGGAAAGCCTTCGATCTTATGTTGGTGAGCAGGTGCATGCATTACTGTTTGACCATGACTTGCAATAACGTCTACAGAAGCAGGATTAATATTCCAGGTTTTCAGACAATCAAGGATAAGACTTGCATGTAAATCACCTACCCATGCATTCAATGCACAGAAATAAGGAAAATCAATTTTATTTTTGGCAAATATAAATTTGATCCGATTTCTCTGTTCTTTCGTAAACGGAACAGTAGTAAATTCCTGAAGCTCTACTTTTGTTTGGGTTCCATGACCTGTTATTTTGCATAATGCCACGTCCAGTCCATCCAGGGAAGTTCCCGACATAAGACCAATAATGAGTCTGTGAGCACTATGTGCTATTTTGTGAATACGCTGAATGTCTGTTAGCATAAATCCGATAGATAATGATATTCAACAAAAGTCAGAAAAATTTAGATTAGAAATCTTCTTTTTAGACAAAGATTTCACATTTTGTTTTTTACTTCGCTTGGCTGAAGTTAAGTGGCCCGCTTTCAAGTTGAATTTCTGAAATAATCGAATTTAATTCGATCGTTCTCTTTTCAGCAATCGTAATGAAAATTTAGAAATAAAGTACCCCAGCAACCATTGCCCGTTATGGGAGCAGGCGGACCTGCTCGCTGGATAGTTTACCGAAATAAGTCTGTGATCTGTTTTCTTTAATTAGGGTCCGCTGAAAAAGTCAGATGTGCTTAAGATACGAGACTTCAAGCCGCAGACGTATATTAATACTTCAAAGCGAAGAAGGTGAAATAGATTGAGTGCAGCTGACTAACAAAAATAATTTAAACCAAGTGCAAGCGTTTTGAAGACATTCATCTTATAGTCATGCACCTATTTTTGAAAAATTTAATATATTTATCTGATAATCAATTATTTTTGTGTATTTCAGCAGACCCTAATTACCAAAAACTTTCTGCAATAGAGGACTCGTTCTTTGGGATACATCTGTACGGATTCCCTTTTCTTTTACTGCAATCAGACCAAAAAGTCCATCTAGTGCTCTATTATTAACATGGTCATCCAGTTCAGGATTCATTTTTCGAACAAATGGAATTGCATTGTAGGCCTGTACAACAGTTGTCCAGTAAGTGCGGGCATTGACTTCGTCTAAACTTGATTGAATGATCGGCATAAAGGTATCATATAAAGCCAATCTCGATGTACTGGAAAGGTAGTTTGTTGCGGCATTTTCCGGACCAGTCAATATTTTGGTTGCGTCTCTGAATGTCATTTGCTTTATGGCGTTCACAAAAATTGGAGTAGCTTTTTTTGCTGCAATTTCGGCAGCTTCATTCATTTGGTTGATTAGTTTTTGTTCAACGTCCTGAAATCCTGGCACTTTTTTTACTTTATCGATAACTTTCTGAGCATCTTCGGGGATTAAAATTTTATATGGACTCTCAAGATATCCGTTTTGTGCTGATAACTGATTGACTGCAGACTCCACTCCCACATTCAAAGCTTCCTTAAGTCCTAAACCTGTCTCGCCACTATCATCTTTGGTTACCGCTTGTTTGGCTTTGTTAAATAAATCTTTGACTTGACTTTGTGCGTTAAATGTTAAAGTAATCAGGACGATAAAAGTTAAAAGGATATGTTTCATGGTGTGTCTGTTAAAAATTTAAATTTTTGAATCTTCAGGAAATAGAACGTAATGATTTGATATAGTGTTTCAAATGTTTCCGTTAAATTTCGGTTAATACCAAAGATTTGGGGTCTTCAACAAAAAGGGGAAGCACGTTGCCATGTTTCCCCTTCTGCAAAGCATTATAATTTTTTTACTGAATGACAATTTTTTTAGTCTTCAACTTATTATTTTCACGCAATGTGACTAAATACATTCCGGGATTAAAGTTTCCTTCCATGCTGAATTCATGTGACCCGATTGCTAATGTTCCTACATGTTGTTGAGAAATAGACTTGCCATTAATATCTGAAACACTTAAATTTGCAGATGTTAGGGTGTTTTCAATATCCAATCTTACTATAATTCTGTCACCTTCTGACTGAAACACTTTCATATCTCTGACAGATGTGAATTCATCTTTTGAAGAAGCAGGAATACCAACATTTACCTGATTGGCATTAAAGAACAGATACTTATTAGTTGTGGGATGTTTATTCCAGATAACTGCGGCTACTTTCAGATTTTCGCGATTTCCGGTAACATTTTCAACGACTGCATTCACATCAAAGGTGGTTCCCATAGTTACTGCTCCTTTTTTGAGTGCCTGACCCCAGGTAGTACTTAATAAACTTCTCCTTAATAAATTTCGATGCACGGCATTATTTCCAATAGGTTGTTGAGATGCTACGACATTGTCTTCGATCAGATAAAGACCCAGATAATAATCACCACCCTCAGCATTAGAAAGAAATTCAACTTTTGCATTAATAGTCAAAGTATTAGTCTCGGTATTTAATTCTGCATCAATACCAACACCTGCATAAGGAAGTTGAGAAAGAGAAAAATCAATAATATCTCCAACTTCTGCAAGTTTAGCAACTGTATTGGAATTGGTGGCTTTGATATCATCTCCTTCCACAAAGAATATAGGTTGACTGGAACCGCCATAATTATTGGAAAGATCGACTGCTGCCTGATTCATCAATCCACCGCTATAATGAATAGCCCAATTAAGAACTTCTCTGTTCTCAAACTTGTCTAAAAGCTGTTTATGGAAATTCCATCCCCAACCACCACACAATGTGCACCAGTCGGCTGATTTTTTGTTGATAATCGACCACTGTTTGGTATTTACCTGTTGGGCATTCAGGCAAAAAAAAGAAAAACTCAGGATAAAAATAAAAATTGATTTCATGGTATTTAAATTATATGTGAACAAATCGCAATTATTAGAACACGTAAATAAGAAAATTGCTGCATTAAATGTCCTTTATTTTTTAAAATCAGGGGATACACCCAATGGATGTTTTAATATATAGTTGTTTAGCTATGCTATTAAATTGTATTTTTCAAAACGAACCGTCAGATACTTTATAGATCACAGCCGTCACCACCTGAATGACTGATCTGAAATTTTCTATATCCATTGCATCAATATTATCATCGTGTGTGTGATGATAACTTCCGAAGCCTCCTGCTTTATTGGTTTCTATGATATCAATCGAAGGAATTTTTCGAATGGTATTTACATAATAATGGTCATCCATTACACCACCTCCGTCATATACCATAAAAAGTTGTCCATATCCCATTCCTTGGGCCAGTGCCCAAACTTTTTTTAATATATTTGGGGCGAACTGATAAGAATATGCTTCATATCCATAAGTAGCACCTTTTGCTCCGATCAGATCCAGAAGAATTCCAAATTCAGCGGTGTATCCTTTTTTATGAGGATTTTCTGACCAGTATTTTGAACCAATACACCAGTTGTCTCCATTTTCACCCTGATCTTCGGCATCAAAGAAAATAAAATCCACCCCCAGTTCTATCTCATTTAAACTGATATTTCTGGCAATTTCCAACAATGCAGCTACACCACTTGCTCCGTCAATAGCTCCGGGAATAGCTTTGGTCTGCATTTCAGGATCGGCGTCTTTCTCAGCGATAAGCCTGGTATCCCAATGCGCCATCAGCAAAACTCTTTTTTTGTAGGAAGGATTTACAGAAGCAATGATATTGTAAGACGGAACATCTTTTTTCCCTAAAAATGTAGCTTTAAAGGGTTGGACTTCCACTTCAGCTCCATAAGATTTCATTTTATGGATGATCCAGTCTTTTGTTTGAGTGTGGCCTGTAGTTCCGGGCACTCTGACACCAAAGCTTAATTGTTTTTCCACATAAGAAAATGCAGAATCCGCATTTATTCTTGGAATAACAGCTTTATTGGTGGAATGTGGTGTTGCATCTTCGTTTGTTTTTTTGTCATCCTTACAGGAAGTGACAAACAATAATGCAAAAGATAAAACCCAAAAAATATTGAAGTTCACCCTATTATTTATATGTCCAGACCGTGCCCTCTTTGCCATCTTTAATTTGTATGTCTAAAGTATTTAAAGAATCTCTGATTTTGTCAGACATCACCCAGTTTTTTTGATCACGTGCCTGTGCTCTTAGTTCAATGATTAATTCCATCAAACCGTCAACAGGTCCCTTCGATGCAGATGATTCATTTTCATCCATTAAACCCAAAATATCATAAATTATTGTTCTGAAAAATGTCTTTAATTCATTAATCACTTCCTGAGATATCTCATTGATCTCTATTTTTCCTTCCTTCAGACTATTGATAACCGGCACCAGCTCAAATAATCTCGCAATAGCTCTCGGTGTATTAAAATCATCATCCATGTCTTCAAAAGCATTTTCAATAAGCGCTTTTATCTGAATATCTCTGACACCATTTGCCTTAATTGGACTTTCCAGTTTATCTAAAGTCTTGACCCCTTCAGACAATCTTTTGTATGCTTTTTCTGCGGCCTGAAGTCCTTCATCGGTGAGATCGTTCGTTGATCTGTAGTGAGACTGTAACATAAAAAACCTCACCACTGTAGGGCTGTAACCTTTCGTCACATGCGGGCTGTCGCCTGTGAAAAGCTCAACAGGTGAAATGGTATTTCCGTCACTTTTGGACATTTTTTTACCATTCATGAGCAGCATATTGGTGTGTAACCAGTATTGAGCGGGCTGACAGCCACAGGAACCTACATTCTGAGCAATTTCATTTTCGTGATGGGGAAATTTTAAATCATTACCACCACCGTGAATGTCAAAATGTTTTCCCAGATATTTTGTACTCATAGCGCTGCACTCAAGATGCCATCCGGGAAATCCTACCGACCACGGCGAATTCCATTTCATGATATGTTCTTCTGAAGCCTTCATCCAAATAGCAAAATCAGAAGGATGTTTTTTTTCATCCTGATTCTTCAGATTATCCCGGGATTCGGCAATGAGATCTTCTATGATTCTTCCGGATAGTTTACCGTACTCTTGTGTATTTTCAGCAAATTTGAGTGTGTCAAAATATACAGAACCATTATTAATATATGCATAACCATTATCCAGGATTTGCTGTACCATCTCGATTTGTTCTGGTATATGGCCTGTAGCTCTAGGTTCAATACTGGGTGGCAGCGTATTAAAGATTCGCATCATGTCGTGGAATCCATTAGTATATTTCTGAGCAACTTCCATGGGTTCAAGATTGTCTAATCTTGCTCCTTTGCTCATTCTGTCTTCTCCATCATCTAGCAGGTGACCTACATCAGTGATATTTCTGACATATCTGACCTGATAACCCAAATAAAGCAGATATCTGTAAATGACATCAAAACTTACGAATGTCCTGCAGTTGCCCAAATGTACATCACTGTAAACTGTAGGACCGCAAACATACATTCCGACATAACCGTTGTGTAAGGGTTTGAAGATTTCTTTTTGTCTGGTTAGACTATTATATATAAACAGATTTCTGGTCATTTCTAACTATTTTGATACAATCGCTACTGTTTTTGACATGTAATTAAAAGACTATCTTGCAAAAGCTGTTGCACGTTTTTCACGGATGACGGTAACTTTTACCTGTCCGGGATATTGCATTTCATCCTGAATTTTCTGAGAAATCATAAATGCCAAATCATCCGCAAACTGATCTGAAACTTTTTCACTCTCTACGATCACCCTTAATTCACGACCTGCCTGCAGGGCATATGCCTTCTGGACTCCTTCATATGATAATGCCAATTCTTCCAATTCACCAATTCTTTTCAGGTAACTTTCCAGAATTTCTCTTCTTGCTCCCGGTCTTGCTCCCGAAATTGCATCACACGCCTGAACGATAGGGGAGATGATGTTATTCATCTCAATCTCATCGTGGTGGGCACCTACGGCATTCATTATGACCGGATGTTCTTTATATTTTTCGCATATTTCCATACCGAGTAATGCGTGAGATAGCTCAGAATCTTCTTCTGCCACTTTACCTATATCGTGTAAAAGTCCGGCTCTTTTTGCCATTTTGATCTGTTTGGGATTTAACCCTAATTCAGCAGCCATAGTAGCACAAAGGTGTGCCGTTTCAATGGAGTGTTTCAATAGGTTTTGGCCATAAGATGACCTGAATCTTAAACGGCCTACCATTTTTACAAGGTAAGGCGCCAGTCCATGGATATCCAGATCTATAATAGTTCGTTCACCGATTTCTACTATTTGCTCATCTAATTGTTTTTTGACTTTTGCAACCGTTTCCTCAATTTTAGCAGGGTGTATTCTGCCATCCGCAACTAATTTTTTAAGGGACAATCTGCAAAGTTCCCTTCTGATTGGGTCAAAACTGGAGATAATAATAGCTTCCGGAGTATCATCTACTACAATTTCAGCTCCGGTTGCAGCTTCGAGTGCTCTGATATTTCTTCCTTCCCGTCCAATGATTTGACCTTTGATGTCGTCAGATTCCAGATTGAATACTGAAACGGTATTTTCAATTGTAATTTCTGCACATAATCTCTGAATGGATTGAATGACAATCTTTTTCGCTTCTTTATTGGCGTTGGTATGGGCATTGGCGATCGCTTCTTTTTCAATTGCCATAGCTTCGTTGGCTGCTTTGCCTTTAATAGCTTCCAATAATTGTTCTTTTGCCTGAGCTTCTGTTAGTTTTGAGATATTCTCTAATTCTTTAATGAATCGTTCGCTGGCAGAATCTAATTCTTCTCTTTTTTTGGATACGATTTTTAGCTGAAGATCGAGATTTTCTCTTAGAGTGTTGAGTTCCATTTCCCTACTTTCCAGTTGTTCTGATTCCGCGGAAATAGCGTCTTGTTTTTGTTTTAACTCCTTTTCGAGCGCAATGGCTGTCAGCTCCCGTTCTTTAATCTCAACTTTTTGTTCCGCTTTCCAGGTTTCAAACTCTGATTTCAGTTTTGAGAAGTTGTCTCTTGCTTCCTGAATCTTTTTTTGTTTGATGGATTCATTCGTTTGTTCTGCTTTAGAAACAATTTTTTCTGCTCTGTTTTCAGCATCGTTGACTTTTCGCTGTGCAGTGAGCTCTGCTTCTTTTAATGTGATATCCGCTTTATTATTTGCTTCCTTCACTTTTTGACCGAAGATTGATTGAACCAGAAAATAGCCAATGCCACCTCCGATCAACAGTCCGATCACTAATCCTATTCCTATATCCATTTTAATAAATGTTTAATAATGAACTAAATTCCC
The genomic region above belongs to Saprospiraceae bacterium and contains:
- a CDS encoding anhydro-N-acetylmuramic acid kinase, with protein sequence MLTDIQRIHKIAHSAHRLIIGLMSGTSLDGLDVALCKITGHGTQTKVELQEFTTVPFTKEQRNRIKFIFAKNKIDFPYFCALNAWVGDLHASLILDCLKTWNINPASVDVIASHGQTVMHAPAHQHKIEGFPNSTLQIGDGDRIAVKTGIITVSDFRQKHLAAGGEGAPLAVYGDYLIFSDPDENRIMLNMGGIANFTYLPAGRAIEKVFVTDTGPGNTMMDAYMQLHFNKTYDKNAETASIGEVHQKLLAELKNHYYFRLPFPKTTGPEVFNLNMLAFAQQQTKSKNLSDADVMATLNRFSAESIADGIRSVISDNPFSIYLSGGGSHNSLLISHLKSILPNCAFYSSEKLGIPGDAKEAVLFAILANECLTGDPTEYSDSNPSVPKISMGKISLPF
- a CDS encoding DUF4197 domain-containing protein yields the protein MKHILLTFIVLITLTFNAQSQVKDLFNKAKQAVTKDDSGETGLGLKEALNVGVESAVNQLSAQNGYLESPYKILIPEDAQKVIDKVKKVPGFQDVEQKLINQMNEAAEIAAKKATPIFVNAIKQMTFRDATKILTGPENAATNYLSSTSRLALYDTFMPIIQSSLDEVNARTYWTTVVQAYNAIPFVRKMNPELDDHVNNRALDGLFGLIAVKEKGIRTDVSQRTSPLLQKVFGN
- a CDS encoding Omp28-related outer membrane protein; the encoded protein is MKSIFIFILSFSFFCLNAQQVNTKQWSIINKKSADWCTLCGGWGWNFHKQLLDKFENREVLNWAIHYSGGLMNQAAVDLSNNYGGSSQPIFFVEGDDIKATNSNTVAKLAEVGDIIDFSLSQLPYAGVGIDAELNTETNTLTINAKVEFLSNAEGGDYYLGLYLIEDNVVASQQPIGNNAVHRNLLRRSLLSTTWGQALKKGAVTMGTTFDVNAVVENVTGNRENLKVAAVIWNKHPTTNKYLFFNANQVNVGIPASSKDEFTSVRDMKVFQSEGDRIIVRLDIENTLTSANLSVSDINGKSISQQHVGTLAIGSHEFSMEGNFNPGMYLVTLRENNKLKTKKIVIQ
- a CDS encoding M28 family peptidase — encoded protein: MNFNIFWVLSFALLFVTSCKDDKKTNEDATPHSTNKAVIPRINADSAFSYVEKQLSFGVRVPGTTGHTQTKDWIIHKMKSYGAEVEVQPFKATFLGKKDVPSYNIIASVNPSYKKRVLLMAHWDTRLIAEKDADPEMQTKAIPGAIDGASGVAALLEIARNISLNEIELGVDFIFFDAEDQGENGDNWCIGSKYWSENPHKKGYTAEFGILLDLIGAKGATYGYEAYSYQFAPNILKKVWALAQGMGYGQLFMVYDGGGVMDDHYYVNTIRKIPSIDIIETNKAGGFGSYHHTHDDNIDAMDIENFRSVIQVVTAVIYKVSDGSF
- a CDS encoding cysteine--tRNA ligase; its protein translation is MTRNLFIYNSLTRQKEIFKPLHNGYVGMYVCGPTVYSDVHLGNCRTFVSFDVIYRYLLYLGYQVRYVRNITDVGHLLDDGEDRMSKGARLDNLEPMEVAQKYTNGFHDMMRIFNTLPPSIEPRATGHIPEQIEMVQQILDNGYAYINNGSVYFDTLKFAENTQEYGKLSGRIIEDLIAESRDNLKNQDEKKHPSDFAIWMKASEEHIMKWNSPWSVGFPGWHLECSAMSTKYLGKHFDIHGGGNDLKFPHHENEIAQNVGSCGCQPAQYWLHTNMLLMNGKKMSKSDGNTISPVELFTGDSPHVTKGYSPTVVRFFMLQSHYRSTNDLTDEGLQAAEKAYKRLSEGVKTLDKLESPIKANGVRDIQIKALIENAFEDMDDDFNTPRAIARLFELVPVINSLKEGKIEINEISQEVINELKTFFRTIIYDILGLMDENESSASKGPVDGLMELIIELRAQARDQKNWVMSDKIRDSLNTLDIQIKDGKEGTVWTYK
- the rny gene encoding ribonuclease Y, translating into MDIGIGLVIGLLIGGGIGYFLVQSIFGQKVKEANNKADITLKEAELTAQRKVNDAENRAEKIVSKAEQTNESIKQKKIQEARDNFSKLKSEFETWKAEQKVEIKERELTAIALEKELKQKQDAISAESEQLESREMELNTLRENLDLQLKIVSKKREELDSASERFIKELENISKLTEAQAKEQLLEAIKGKAANEAMAIEKEAIANAHTNANKEAKKIVIQSIQRLCAEITIENTVSVFNLESDDIKGQIIGREGRNIRALEAATGAEIVVDDTPEAIIISSFDPIRRELCRLSLKKLVADGRIHPAKIEETVAKVKKQLDEQIVEIGERTIIDLDIHGLAPYLVKMVGRLRFRSSYGQNLLKHSIETAHLCATMAAELGLNPKQIKMAKRAGLLHDIGKVAEEDSELSHALLGMEICEKYKEHPVIMNAVGAHHDEIEMNNIISPIVQACDAISGARPGARREILESYLKRIGELEELALSYEGVQKAYALQAGRELRVIVESEKVSDQFADDLAFMISQKIQDEMQYPGQVKVTVIREKRATAFAR